The proteins below are encoded in one region of Sulfolobus islandicus Y.N.15.51:
- a CDS encoding IS1 family transposase, with protein sequence MDLVTLTQLIVLILENLKVKPRKHDLERISMAIAAYLLGVPITKLGIPPSTIYYYTRKLGVRKRREIRPNCPSCKSDKVIKNGSSRGKTKYKCNVCRRTFYDANSRRMSREQKERILKEYLNRMSMRGIAKVEGKPLTTVYSLIKRKGIVAYVNLLVLQEQLKSFTAKVTVFDESWTYLRVRHGSKRENLWIWNALADGLPFFTTGDRDYKTFSFLLNSLPKSEVNYTDDYSVYQVLDNHVASKKYTYTVESYNSYCRAHLARLARDTRAVNRSERMVDYSLALLNVMYPVIYSREKTPLNEAYLRGVQNIRETLI encoded by the coding sequence ATGGACCTCGTCACCCTCACACAATTAATAGTATTGATTTTAGAGAATTTAAAGGTTAAGCCTAGAAAACACGATCTAGAAAGGATCTCAATGGCAATAGCTGCATACTTGTTGGGAGTGCCAATAACTAAGCTTGGAATACCGCCATCAACAATTTATTACTACACTAGGAAATTGGGTGTAAGGAAGAGGAGGGAGATTAGGCCAAACTGTCCATCTTGTAAGTCGGACAAGGTGATCAAGAATGGTTCATCAAGAGGTAAGACAAAGTACAAGTGTAATGTCTGCAGAAGGACTTTCTACGATGCTAATAGTCGTAGGATGAGTAGGGAGCAAAAGGAGAGGATCTTGAAGGAGTACTTGAATAGGATGAGCATGAGGGGAATAGCTAAAGTTGAGGGAAAACCTTTAACTACAGTTTACAGTCTGATAAAGAGAAAAGGAATAGTGGCATACGTTAATTTATTAGTCCTACAAGAGCAACTAAAAAGCTTTACCGCAAAAGTCACGGTATTTGACGAGAGTTGGACTTACCTTAGGGTTAGGCATGGTTCCAAGAGGGAGAACTTGTGGATTTGGAATGCCTTAGCTGATGGTTTACCCTTCTTTACTACGGGTGATAGGGATTATAAGACTTTTAGTTTTCTCTTGAATTCTCTGCCTAAGAGTGAGGTTAATTACACTGATGATTACTCTGTTTATCAAGTCCTTGACAATCACGTTGCAAGTAAGAAGTACACTTATACGGTTGAGAGTTATAACTCTTACTGTAGGGCTCATTTGGCTAGGTTGGCTAGGGACACTAGGGCTGTCAATAGGAGTGAGAGAATGGTTGATTATAGTCTTGCCTTACTTAATGTCATGTATCCAGTAATTTATTCAAGGGAGAAGACTCCCTTGAACGAGGCTTACTTGAGGGGAGTACAGAATATTAGAGAAACTCTGATATAA
- a CDS encoding archaellin/type IV pilin N-terminal domain-containing protein: MLKEYNKKVKRKGLAGLDTAIILIAFIITASVLAYVAINMGLFVTQKAKSTIDKGEETASTALTLSGSVLYAVNYPSNTRSYWIYFTVSPSSGVSSVELSPSTTAISFTASVEGISYSNIYKYTLLTVSPSELANQVYANGQYLDLVNQQTNAGQTYVYYPNPYYALLALNYTLSKIDKVSPSPLYITTTTPSSATQTYPFLAHDNMFTFTLNISGTLVTYYAFVNQTFAFTYPVAGDPLIGSAIAPAGSVIGVMILFGPDLGSHVFQYQTITIQITPNIGSPLTISEYVYQPEGSVSVIG, translated from the coding sequence ATGTTAAAAGAATACAATAAAAAAGTGAAAAGAAAAGGATTAGCTGGATTAGACACAGCAATAATATTGATAGCATTCATAATAACTGCATCAGTGTTAGCTTACGTAGCCATAAATATGGGATTATTTGTGACACAAAAAGCCAAATCCACTATAGATAAAGGAGAAGAGACAGCGTCAACAGCATTAACGTTATCGGGCTCTGTGCTATACGCTGTTAACTATCCATCAAATACGCGAAGTTATTGGATATACTTCACAGTATCTCCCAGTTCTGGAGTATCCAGCGTGGAATTGTCACCTAGTACTACAGCTATTTCATTTACCGCCTCTGTTGAAGGGATATCATATTCAAATATATATAAATACACCTTATTAACAGTATCACCATCTGAACTAGCAAATCAAGTATACGCGAATGGACAATATCTAGATCTGGTTAACCAGCAGACAAATGCAGGTCAAACATACGTATATTACCCAAATCCCTACTATGCCTTACTAGCGCTTAACTATACTTTGTCGAAAATAGATAAAGTATCTCCATCCCCCTTATACATTACTACTACAACTCCCTCTTCAGCAACTCAAACATATCCATTCCTAGCGCATGATAACATGTTTACTTTCACTCTAAATATTAGCGGCACATTAGTAACTTACTATGCGTTTGTTAATCAAACATTTGCATTTACTTATCCAGTCGCTGGAGATCCGTTAATAGGTAGTGCAATTGCCCCCGCTGGATCAGTAATCGGAGTAATGATCTTGTTTGGGCCAGATTTAGGAAGTCATGTATTTCAATATCAGACAATAACAATACAAATCACACCTAACATAGGGTCCCCTCTCACAATATCTGAATACGTGTATCAACCAGAAGGCAGTGTATCGGTAATAGGGTGA